The following coding sequences lie in one Synergistota bacterium genomic window:
- a CDS encoding biopolymer transporter ExbD, with protein MSGRENGFLDLTPLIDIIFQLVIFLVLTTAFIPFAIRVELPKAISSPMREKKPIIITITREGSIFLGKERVSLPDLIHKVRVRRGKIYLIKGDKGAQYGLIISVLNALKKNGVGKVGLLVEPER; from the coding sequence TTGAGTGGAAGAGAAAACGGCTTTCTGGATCTAACTCCACTAATAGATATAATCTTTCAACTCGTCATATTTCTCGTTCTGACAACTGCTTTTATTCCTTTTGCAATCAGGGTTGAGCTCCCCAAAGCAATTTCCTCCCCAATGAGGGAGAAAAAGCCAATCATAATTACGATAACGCGTGAGGGTAGTATTTTTCTTGGAAAAGAAAGAGTGTCTCTCCCAGATCTCATTCATAAGGTGAGGGTGAGGCGAGGAAAGATATACCTCATAAAGGGAGATAAGGGAGCTCAATACGGGCTGATCATATCTGTTCTTAATGCTCTAAAAAAGAACGGCGTGGGGAAGGTGGGCTTACTCGTTGAACCAGAGCGTTAA
- a CDS encoding energy transducer TonB, translating into MKGEVSRGSNAGEKVHLPQVRSLHLEGNILKSTVVSLKLKIKVRQKRRHLSKVRRASAVEKKKKKGADAKAASKGASLLGSEKRKEEGGSFGKREASSAVSRLTPPKPLKITKPRYPIIARKMRYEGAVVLDIEVLPDGSVGKVKIVESSGYEVLDKAAVREVKKWKFIPAVRNGKPVRSVVRERIVFRIR; encoded by the coding sequence ATGAAGGGAGAGGTGAGTAGAGGAAGCAATGCAGGAGAAAAGGTTCATTTGCCGCAGGTTCGAAGCTTGCATTTAGAGGGGAATATTCTAAAAAGTACTGTGGTAAGTTTAAAGCTCAAGATTAAGGTCAGGCAAAAGCGTCGTCATTTGTCGAAAGTAAGGAGAGCAAGCGCTGTGGAAAAGAAGAAGAAAAAAGGAGCTGACGCGAAAGCTGCTTCAAAGGGTGCGTCTTTGCTGGGCTCCGAAAAGAGAAAGGAGGAGGGTGGCAGCTTTGGTAAGCGTGAGGCAAGCTCGGCAGTATCGAGGTTGACTCCTCCAAAACCGCTTAAAATCACCAAGCCGAGATATCCCATAATTGCGAGAAAGATGAGATACGAGGGGGCAGTTGTACTCGATATCGAGGTTTTACCAGATGGGAGCGTAGGAAAGGTCAAGATTGTTGAGTCGTCGGGATATGAGGTTCTTGATAAGGCAGCGGTTAGAGAGGTTAAAAAGTGGAAGTTTATCCCTGCCGTTAGAAACGGAAAACCTGTAAGAAGCGTGGTGAGAGAGAGAATAGTCTTTAGGATAAGATGA
- a CDS encoding ABC transporter ATP-binding protein yields MEEILRVEGVFAGYAKRIVLKDISFTLRKGEFLALLGPNGAGKSTVLRVLSGVLRPMGGKVSLEGRDLISMAPRERARLVAVVPQRIDFNFPFSVEEAVAMGRYPHGGEDIGEIEWAIKKLGLEELRKRKLLSLSGGEFKRVIIAKALAQKPRLLLLDEPLSHLDLKYQLKLLELLKELLKDGMSIISVFHDINMAFRGPSIVMLLKNGEIKALGPPLEVMTPELVEDIYEVKVKKCNAYGIPHLVY; encoded by the coding sequence ATGGAAGAGATACTCAGGGTTGAGGGAGTATTTGCAGGTTATGCTAAGAGAATAGTTTTAAAAGATATAAGCTTTACTCTAAGGAAAGGAGAGTTTTTGGCTCTGTTAGGACCCAATGGTGCTGGGAAGAGCACTGTCTTAAGGGTTCTATCTGGGGTGCTGCGTCCCATGGGTGGAAAAGTTTCTCTGGAGGGAAGAGATCTAATATCTATGGCGCCGAGGGAAAGAGCGAGATTAGTTGCCGTGGTTCCTCAGCGGATTGATTTTAACTTTCCCTTTTCGGTAGAAGAAGCAGTTGCGATGGGACGGTACCCCCATGGTGGAGAGGATATAGGAGAGATAGAGTGGGCAATTAAAAAGCTCGGTCTTGAGGAATTGCGGAAGAGAAAGCTACTTTCGCTCAGTGGAGGGGAATTTAAGAGGGTTATAATAGCTAAAGCTCTCGCTCAGAAGCCAAGGTTGCTTCTCCTTGATGAGCCACTTAGTCATCTTGATCTAAAGTATCAGCTCAAGCTTCTTGAGCTTTTAAAAGAGCTTCTTAAGGATGGAATGAGTATAATATCCGTTTTTCACGATATCAATATGGCTTTTAGGGGCCCCTCTATCGTTATGCTCCTTAAAAATGGGGAGATAAAGGCTTTGGGGCCTCCTCTTGAGGTTATGACTCCTGAGCTCGTGGAAGATATATATGAGGTTAAAGTAAAGAAATGCAACGCCTATGGAAT
- a CDS encoding iron chelate uptake ABC transporter family permease subunit, with protein sequence MIKRWSTYIIGGILLSSILASLFMGAVNLKLKDIVNGSPIFWEIRVPRVINAFSVGAGLSISGAVLQAIFRNPLADPYLLGISSGAAVGASVGILLGLSWGVGGCSFVGALLSLFFVYRIALREGFLSTEGLLLAGVAVNALLSAVLGFLLYLVGRSIHGVLFWLWGNLSLSSWETLLKVLPLIILSTLVILRYSDELNVMLWGDEHAVQMGVDISKVKKIVIVFASLATASSVASSGIIGFVGLVIPHMVRISLGPDHKTLLPASAILGGAVLVLADLLARELISPAEIPVGIITALGGAPFFIFLLKKHYGRDTQG encoded by the coding sequence ATGATAAAGAGGTGGAGCACTTATATTATCGGAGGAATCCTCCTGAGCTCGATACTCGCTTCGCTCTTTATGGGTGCAGTGAATCTAAAGCTTAAGGATATCGTTAACGGTTCCCCGATTTTCTGGGAAATCAGAGTGCCGCGAGTTATCAATGCTTTTTCAGTTGGTGCTGGACTCTCCATATCTGGAGCGGTTTTACAAGCTATATTTAGAAATCCTCTTGCTGATCCTTATCTTTTAGGTATATCATCGGGAGCGGCTGTTGGAGCTTCCGTAGGGATCCTGCTTGGACTGAGCTGGGGAGTCGGAGGTTGCTCATTTGTCGGGGCGCTACTTTCTCTCTTTTTTGTTTACAGGATAGCATTAAGGGAAGGATTCTTATCAACAGAGGGGCTTCTCCTTGCAGGGGTGGCGGTCAATGCCCTTTTATCTGCCGTTTTAGGATTCCTTTTATATCTCGTTGGAAGGAGTATTCATGGAGTTCTCTTCTGGTTGTGGGGGAACTTAAGTCTCTCTTCATGGGAAACTCTGCTTAAGGTTCTTCCGCTTATTATTCTTTCAACCCTGGTTATATTAAGATATTCTGATGAGCTAAATGTAATGCTCTGGGGAGATGAGCATGCGGTGCAGATGGGGGTTGATATCAGTAAAGTTAAAAAGATCGTTATAGTGTTTGCCTCACTTGCGACGGCCTCTTCCGTAGCATCAAGCGGAATAATAGGATTCGTTGGTTTAGTTATTCCTCACATGGTTAGGATATCTCTCGGTCCAGATCACAAGACTCTTCTTCCTGCCTCTGCTATCTTGGGAGGAGCTGTCTTGGTTCTCGCGGATCTCCTTGCACGGGAGCTAATATCTCCCGCAGAAATTCCAGTAGGTATAATAACGGCGCTTGGGGGAGCTCCCTTTTTCATTTTCCTTTTAAAAAAGCACTATGGAAGAGATACTCAGGGTTGA